The following proteins come from a genomic window of Phnomibacter ginsenosidimutans:
- a CDS encoding DEAD/DEAH box helicase, producing the protein MSLPFFIKHIYNNASEEVIKRGKRIHASGHMDLLEHNPILESVSFRVKDDMYNTWYKVKIDHYNQPKSIALRCTCPYNLTEVCRHKAAALIQLQEMSEQGLLGGQVVRYKQAHTLVKIRHIDLKMIRMLAGNENYEVAEEILRTHSATITSAANEKVDAELLFEGQTYKLVIRKNDERFFDTSCTCHDEEHLLCKHKTALFLQLLNAYGAHYFDSIRNYDRDKEKLLGLYGYTLDDDLTGKFEFTYKDGKPFLRVLDASIKRVNMPNTAVPKPVAEPAIAKASETPAALPAVQRDLKSLGLVFRPEGQNYPFFVVDAVQGTLNDEGNFAGKVERIDLGKFVDTEVFGEEDKQLLQQLRKLSDSEVNKYLNRNSPFSGIWDNIVQTNGDDLPDETRVLIHEYLHPKLARIWADNQANPCFVLGEGKKFVTGQLQPAHMSEDLIRPVITVTAEGESFEVTCIAKASGEQWPLEDNEWASMLIMLRQGTLYCWQKAEDIQVAMHFAQPQLISKEDWPQFAEQKLLPITGEYEVIFDKSITAQLRDQEPGISVQLQEKGEFLAFVPQFRYGSVVAPQNEQATLTSLHNGRITVIHRMLEKEHQFFQKLSNLHTNFIRPERSRQLVLKGTDVLRNNWFFLFMESMQEMEVPVQGFDTLRNFRFNAARPTTQIRISSGVDWFDAKVDVQFGDQHVRISDIKKALAAKQSFVHLGDGSLGILPEEWLKKYSLLFKVGESHGSQLRLSRYQFGVIDELYEQRDEMELLVELEEKFDRLRDFKRIKKVAPPKHLQPVLRPYQVSGFQWLNFLKDAECGGILADDMGLGKTIQALTMLEHYENKTGGLKALVVCPTTLLYNWENEIKKFTPKMEYFIHHGGQRSRELKDLEPHHIIITTYGTLRSDLILMKEIAFDFVILDESQAIKNPNSKVARAACLLQSKHRICMSGTPLQNNTFDIYAQMNFLNPGLLGSSDFFRNEFATPIDKFGEQEQKEHLRKLIFPFILRRTKEQVAKDLPEKTETVLYCEMGEAQRNIYDAYRNDFRDKVLGVIDKQGMERSQLTILQGLMKLRQICDSPAILNEDERYPNHSIKLEELSREITENISDHKALVFSQFLGMLGLIRQKLDEQGVKYEYFDGSTSVTDRQKAIDNFQNNPECRVFLISLKAGGVGLNLTAADYVYIVDPWWNPAVEQQAIDRTHRIGQTRNIFAYRMICKDTVEDKIIQLQEKKRMLAKELIADDAGFVKKLTRDDIEYLFS; encoded by the coding sequence ATGTCGCTTCCGTTTTTTATCAAGCATATTTACAACAATGCCAGCGAAGAGGTCATCAAGCGGGGCAAGCGGATACATGCTTCTGGCCACATGGATTTGCTGGAGCACAATCCTATTTTAGAATCGGTTTCTTTTCGGGTGAAAGACGATATGTACAACACATGGTACAAAGTAAAAATTGATCACTACAATCAGCCAAAGTCGATAGCCCTGCGCTGTACCTGCCCGTACAACCTTACAGAAGTGTGCCGGCACAAAGCTGCAGCACTCATTCAGCTACAGGAGATGAGTGAGCAAGGATTGCTCGGGGGACAGGTAGTTCGGTACAAGCAGGCACATACATTGGTCAAAATCCGACATATCGATTTAAAGATGATACGCATGCTGGCCGGCAATGAAAACTATGAAGTCGCAGAAGAAATATTGCGTACCCACTCTGCCACCATTACCAGTGCTGCCAACGAAAAAGTAGATGCCGAATTACTGTTTGAAGGACAGACTTACAAACTGGTGATTCGTAAAAATGACGAACGTTTTTTTGATACCAGTTGTACCTGCCACGATGAAGAACATTTGCTCTGCAAGCACAAAACTGCGTTGTTTTTGCAGCTGCTCAATGCATATGGTGCCCATTACTTCGACAGCATTCGCAACTACGACCGGGATAAAGAAAAACTGCTCGGCTTGTATGGCTACACGTTGGATGATGATTTGACCGGCAAGTTTGAATTTACTTACAAAGACGGCAAGCCTTTTTTGCGGGTGTTGGATGCCTCCATCAAACGGGTGAATATGCCCAATACAGCAGTGCCCAAGCCAGTGGCAGAGCCGGCCATAGCTAAGGCTAGCGAAACACCTGCAGCCTTGCCCGCCGTGCAGCGAGATTTGAAATCTCTTGGATTGGTGTTTCGCCCCGAAGGCCAGAACTATCCGTTTTTTGTAGTGGATGCGGTGCAGGGTACTTTGAATGATGAAGGCAATTTTGCCGGCAAAGTAGAACGCATCGACCTCGGCAAATTTGTAGATACAGAAGTGTTTGGCGAAGAAGACAAACAACTGCTGCAGCAACTGCGCAAACTCAGCGACAGTGAAGTAAATAAATACCTCAACCGCAACTCACCGTTTAGCGGTATTTGGGACAACATTGTACAAACCAATGGCGATGATTTGCCCGATGAAACCCGGGTACTCATTCATGAATATTTGCATCCCAAACTGGCCCGCATTTGGGCCGACAATCAGGCAAATCCCTGCTTTGTATTGGGCGAAGGAAAAAAATTTGTAACCGGTCAATTGCAACCGGCTCACATGAGCGAAGACCTGATACGGCCGGTAATTACAGTAACTGCTGAAGGCGAATCATTTGAAGTAACCTGCATAGCCAAAGCCAGTGGCGAACAGTGGCCTTTGGAAGATAACGAATGGGCATCTATGCTCATTATGCTGCGGCAAGGCACTTTGTATTGTTGGCAAAAAGCAGAAGACATACAAGTGGCCATGCACTTTGCACAGCCACAGCTCATCAGCAAAGAAGACTGGCCACAATTTGCTGAACAAAAGTTGCTGCCCATTACCGGCGAATACGAAGTCATTTTCGATAAATCGATTACGGCACAGCTGCGGGACCAAGAGCCCGGTATTAGCGTACAGCTGCAAGAGAAAGGTGAGTTTCTGGCCTTTGTACCTCAGTTCAGATATGGAAGTGTGGTAGCGCCGCAAAATGAACAAGCTACTCTTACTTCCTTGCACAATGGCCGCATTACGGTCATTCATCGCATGCTGGAAAAAGAGCATCAGTTTTTTCAAAAGCTGAGCAACCTGCATACCAATTTTATACGACCAGAAAGAAGCAGGCAACTGGTGCTGAAGGGCACCGATGTGCTGCGCAACAACTGGTTCTTCCTGTTCATGGAATCGATGCAGGAAATGGAAGTGCCGGTGCAGGGCTTTGATACGCTGCGCAATTTCCGTTTTAATGCTGCAAGACCCACTACACAAATACGCATTAGTAGTGGGGTGGATTGGTTTGATGCCAAGGTGGATGTACAGTTTGGCGATCAGCACGTTCGCATATCGGATATTAAAAAAGCACTGGCAGCCAAGCAAAGTTTTGTGCATCTGGGCGATGGTTCATTGGGTATTTTACCCGAAGAATGGTTGAAGAAATATTCGCTGCTGTTTAAAGTGGGCGAAAGCCATGGCAGCCAGTTGCGCCTCAGCCGCTATCAGTTTGGTGTAATAGATGAGTTGTATGAGCAACGCGATGAAATGGAGTTGCTGGTAGAACTGGAAGAAAAATTTGACCGGCTGCGGGATTTCAAACGCATCAAAAAAGTGGCGCCACCCAAGCATTTGCAACCCGTGTTGCGACCTTACCAGGTGTCGGGTTTTCAGTGGCTCAATTTTTTGAAAGATGCAGAGTGTGGCGGCATTTTGGCAGATGATATGGGTTTGGGTAAAACCATTCAGGCCCTTACGATGCTGGAGCATTATGAAAACAAAACCGGTGGTTTAAAAGCACTGGTGGTTTGCCCAACCACATTGCTCTACAACTGGGAAAATGAAATCAAGAAGTTTACGCCGAAGATGGAATATTTCATTCATCATGGCGGGCAGCGTTCACGTGAGCTGAAAGATTTGGAACCTCACCACATCATCATTACCACCTATGGCACCTTGCGTAGCGATTTGATTTTGATGAAAGAAATTGCTTTCGATTTTGTGATTCTGGATGAAAGCCAGGCCATTAAAAATCCGAATAGCAAAGTAGCCCGTGCTGCTTGTTTGCTACAAAGCAAGCATCGTATTTGCATGAGTGGTACACCGCTGCAAAACAATACGTTCGACATTTATGCGCAAATGAATTTCCTCAATCCCGGCTTGCTGGGCAGCAGCGATTTCTTTCGCAATGAATTTGCTACACCCATTGATAAGTTTGGTGAGCAGGAGCAAAAAGAACATTTACGCAAACTCATTTTTCCATTCATCCTGCGCCGTACCAAAGAGCAGGTGGCCAAAGATTTGCCGGAGAAAACAGAAACCGTGTTGTATTGCGAAATGGGCGAAGCACAACGCAATATTTACGATGCCTACAGAAACGACTTTAGAGATAAAGTATTGGGCGTAATCGACAAGCAGGGAATGGAACGAAGCCAGCTTACCATTTTGCAGGGCCTCATGAAACTACGTCAGATTTGTGACAGCCCGGCTATTCTGAACGAAGACGAACGTTATCCCAACCATAGCATCAAGCTGGAGGAGTTGTCCCGTGAAATCACGGAAAATATCAGTGATCACAAGGCTTTGGTCTTCTCACAGTTTTTGGGTATGCTGGGTTTGATTCGCCAAAAGCTGGATGAACAGGGTGTGAAGTATGAATACTTTGATGGCAGTACTTCTGTGACTGACAGACAAAAAGCGATTGATAATTTCCAGAATAATCCGGAGTGTCGGGTTTTCCTTATTTCACTCAAAGCGGGTGGCGTGGGTTTGAACCTGACTGCCGCCGATTACGTGTACATCGTAGATCCTTGGTGGAACCCTGCGGTTGAACAGCAAGCCATTGACCGTACGCACCGGATTGGTCAAACCCGCAACATTTTTGCCTACCGTATGATTTGTAAAGACACGGTGGAAGACAAGATCATCCAACTGCAGGAAAAGAAACGCATGCTGGCCAAGGAGCTCATTGCAGATGACGCCGGCTTTGTGAAGAAGCTGACAAGGGATGATATTGAATACCTCTTTAGCTAA